The window TTACAATGTCCCCCATATTATCTACCTTTAAACGTACTAattaatatgcatgtacatatggaccgttttctataaaaaaaaaaaaaaaaaaaggttatttGTAGCCATTGCCCTTCGCTATACacttgataaataaatgtagttGATAGAGATACGTGCATGGCAAATTCTTCATAATGGTTAGATGGTTATGGTCTTTTCTTCAAAATCCGAGTACatgtaatgtttcttttaaaaaaaaaaaagaagagataaatggggttttaataaaaaaaaatattggtcaGTATTTCGTTTATTTTCCTCTTTACCTCAAAAACAATGCAGAATTGAACAGAACAGCAGAATAACCCGTGGTCAGCCATTTTCAGTGTTCAGGGACAGACTTCCGTGTTTTTCACTGACCGGGAAGTCAATCCGCTataccccgggggtagggcatTACGTCGCACCTATACGTGTTATTAGAAGCACGCCACAACACCGGCAAAACAGAATTTGACCGGGAATAATTCACACAAGGTAAGATACATGTTTGTTTAGAATATTTACTCtctaaaatatgtatatattttttttattaacaagaaatgtgtttaaagaaaatagtatttttaaacGGCACAAGCTTATGTGTGATAAAATATATGGATATAGCTGATCGTGATTTTCTAATtgcaacatatatatttaaagtcTATAGGCAGACACGTAGCACCGTTTTTAATGTAAAGAGGGGGAGGGCAaattcatccaaaaaatcttgacaagcaaacaaAAAGGGGAATtctaaaaatcatgaaaatcctaatgggggagggggagggggagggggcacAGCATCGCGTACCTATTACTTCATATAAcatcaaaattttacttttacatgtatttttccttCCTTTCGattccaattttttacatggtcccaaaaAGTGGAGGGGAGGGGttcactttttattttatttttattcataaatttaaaaaaaaaaattactgtgaGGATAAGTGAGGAGCTAGGCTTCACCCcttgaaaaatgacgttttcaCGCGTTTTTCTGACATTACATACAAAGTGCAGAAATTGAGTTTATAAATTGTTAGCGCAAGAGAGGAAATTATGGGAAAAGTGAAATCATGCCCTGAGTTATTCCCCTCTTTGATCGCAATAATAAGCATATCCCCGACATGTCAGTATGTTCTATACGATTTgaacaatattattttctttgcCAGTTTaggaaaacaattatttttatgtattatttaaattttgattaaaaaataataaaacagagcTGAAAATACTCAACTtcataatttcaaattatttctcACATACAAACAATGAGAACAATTTataatgttgtttttattttgacagtATGGGTTTTTTAAGCAATCTGGACATAGCTTTGACCTGGATTCTCCCCTGTCTGTTCATTGTGGACGGTTCAATAAAAGTCATCCCATTCAACATAGAACTTTTTGGAGAGATCGTAAGActtctcattttaaaaaaaaactttctcaTTTATGAATAATAACACTGACAAGTAGCAAATAAGAACaatgtaatttttgtaaatGGTTTGgctaaaaattatcataatgattatatactattaatataataattatcatGGTAAATGTAGTGACACATTGCTTGGTTGGCTGATTCTTGGTTTAAAAAGCATAAACTGTCCCAACCaagtttatacaaaaaaaaaattattgtactCGTATAAATTGGGTAGccattaaattcatttcttaataaatatgaaatttacaatttgtttTGTAGTCACGAGAGTTCCAGGATTTCTCCAAAGTTTGCCCTTTGACCTGGGTGGGATACACCCCCTCGTCGGATAATTACCGGATATTTGTCGGCGTGTACGAAGTGGCGTGTAGTATCGCCATCCTCATATCCGATGAACTAAAAACTGTGGCCACGGCAATTCTCACCTTCATTTCAATCGGAGCAGTTTTTACCCATGTTTCCCTTGGAGATACAACATCCGCTGTTCCTCCAACGGTGACCGGTGCCTTGTTTTTGTTCCTGTTCATTAGATCGTATGTGAAGTCATCCGTGAAAGCACCCAAACATAAAGTACCAAAGAAACTTAAAGTCAAATAAACTATTACGATATTGCTTTAttgcattgtttatttattgtgcTTGATATAAAGTAATAAAGCATTTACACATCTTTatccttttcttttttctttttgtttacttttgatctTGTGATATTCTTTCTCAACAAAAATGATGTCTTGAACTCTTCctcaaaaatatttgatcattttcatcttataaaaatatattagattcttattttgttttgttgcattgccatttttaaagcttttttacacttaaattatttgttcattTCATTCAAATATCTAGTTACAGAGTccaattttattgattttaatttttgcgaCATTCATCGCCATTAACAAAACTGTTTTTCCTTAGAGAGGAGCTGTGCTTAACTtctgcaacaacaaaaaaaaacaggCATTATTGGTTTTGGAGTATTTAAATCGTGTTAACTGAATATTCAACAATTATCAAACTTAAGAAATCTACTAATAACAAATGATATCTTGACACGGATTAAAATATGCAAAAGAATTAATCAAACAATTAGTAATATGTGGtcataattattgaaaaaaaagtatctCAGAAGAAGAAAACCACAATGAAAAGGGGGgaaaaacaatatacatgtatttacattcgcaaatatatatgttttcttaTATGGACCCATAGAAGATCTTTTTATCAGGTCAAGTGGTTATAATTTTGCCCTTAAAATGATCACCGCACGTGCATATGGTTTAACAGTTGCAtgataattataaacataaaaacacgtttatgtTAATATCTTCTGAGAATTACATTCATGCGTCACATATTTTAATCACTGGACCAACATAATGAACATTTTGCTGTTtattgcttatatacatgtaatattgtgttAAAAAAGGTAAAATTAACTGCACCAGACATAATATACATGCTCGGATCGAGaagagaagggggggggggcggtggtTTATCCGGTACAGACTCCCActcccacccccacccccggaatttttttctggatccgcgaaTCATATACATATACCCCAAGTCAGAACTCGAGCCCCTGACGGCCTGTTTTTTCCTACACCCATAAAAGTGACAGTGGCCACTCCCCCATAACCACCCACAGTCTCCTCCGCCACAATGTTTTCTAGTCACGCAGTATTTGTTGCACTGGTAGTTAACGGAATCCGATTCTAAAGAAAGATGTATAAGTTTAAACCCaacacgataaaaaaaaatctggaaaaaaattaagcCACAACACACATTTTATTACTTTGAATGTTCTGGCCATTTGTATTggaaatatttggtatacttaaACCAAATACCTCCGAATACACTTTTCGTGTGTACATAAATTAATTGAGAAAATTCACTTGATAACTTTTTGtctatttcaatatttgaatatttgatgaaaccaacaacaaaattaaactagatgctgtcattagacagtaatacccgcaccatgtgtttgcccctaaataacactatttcataccagtttaattaaaaatgaaggtccggtaatacatttaaaaattataattttcataactgaaggatgagatccctgcccatatgataatacacatcgtgacattagcagcactttatgtgcaatttggggtagaactgtttgcagtgaattttcagttaatcaataatcttaacattttatgtcataggaagtataatggtctatataatcattacaaacaaaattaaaaattaaattatgccccctccccgtggcggttgccggttttagatttgcttctgtgtgcctacatgaacaccatcgtgtgcacagatttagagaaggggtgggagtgaggggtccagaccccccctccccatgaacattcgtaaattaccaaaaatacaccttggaccccaatgctcttacagacatgtaaacgctctaacccattgcgcttcaatgttaggtaacattatttgggggggtaaatatttaatcaatagtcaacatactttattgtttatctcaataggaagtatacatgtacatcacaatatgcaggtgtcctgcaccaccttaaagctgttatttacctaataaaatagtgcaagtggatttgaagaataggtcataaaaatacatgcatgttacaaatgactgatctttgtctgatttttagttacgtacacaacacaggtttgcatgtctcattagcgggtactagttttacccagctcttcgattagatgggttcacgtgtatacatacatgggtgttgctaaaacgcggaacggaaaacggaacggaaggaaaacggaaaatcttatctaatgttatttacctcatagatttgttaagtatgctaaaacgatatactttatgtacctttttaattttttttgaaagattagcaatattagattatttattcaagaatatttatttcctcaaaattaacagtacatgcattgaccactatattctgtcccaaaatatcctcgattcactttttgctgtatatttatatatacctcagggttcaagcgattctcttttagaagcattaaacattctcattattctttctttaaaacgtcctctctagcttatcagctggtataaatacacggctaaaaataaagaagtctacggggttttgcattttaacagacccggatgatggtgttgaaaaattgtgcaaggtcttctgagtgacttccaaatggagaaaagatgtcaacattttccattataaatcgtccaaatgtgctgcatgaatattttgggatcgacagactatagtccacatatataatcggaaaatcaaaccaggcaacgtctagagctctctattcggatcatatgtatatagctgctggaataaacaactgcatgctttgtaatgcaaacgtaaacaaaattgcattgctaaaaatactagtttcacaaattactagtttcacaaattaccgggtattttaatgtttactgtattttaattttttaatgtcgtcagtcctacagtttttttcttccatctcaatgatactgtatcgtctgtatgataaaagatcgtctagaacaccgaaaattcaattttgatgtaagtatatacatgtacatcatatttgaaaataatataaaaatactcaaaacacgcataaaacgctttcactaactgcgtacgttacgctaatatgccagcaataccatataagagaaataagtaaaaagttatagctaatttgctcgtttaatcatgttaatgtttcacaattcgtatacatttgatttttccgtttcgtactcaactaaagccgaatgaatacaatgctataattgatagacattcatatgaatattaataagatagcaacatgttgataatcattcattagatataaataaaagatacaaagtaaatcgtttctggccagtctataccctttttaagggataaacgtgatgatattttccattccgttccgttttccgttccgcgttttagcaacacccatacatacatgtctgtgttttccgtatgcagaaaaggattacggtagttaagatcagctaaaggaattcattattgtgttttaattggattatcattatgatgttgaccaatttaggtaagcataatacatgtagtagcagtagcacaatataataagatgccagcatgggattcctgccagcatacatacacttgtatataagttctactttcactttctaaatgtaatctccctttgacagcatactgtatcatcatcttttaatatttaaataagcttatcatcgttacctatcctatcgcatttgtaaagtttctgtcattttagttgcaaaagttatttttttcatttgtcagactgcatgcactgttgagttgaccccatattgaccctgtataaacaatttcttattaaatttgtgtatttcatatgtaagtaagtgtagacacttatattttttatatgagtaataataggaaggaaggagtatttctttctcaatgtattataatgcatcaaatacaatgtaggtcatgaccttatgggactgttctgaccccacgaaacaggaaaatacaaaatatcttctaaagtcattatgatgcatcaactggtgtaaagtacattaatgacccccaggtgttgtctttaaccccccccccccccccccttaatgaAATAggtaatgatatgatacactgtatattttgttaacttctgagatctgagatcctcatccctaaaccgtttaatttatttttgctctttgtgtcattgcgcgtaaaattgtattgtaagattatgcccccttggagacaccctgacattttagaactagaaataataatgtattttatcttattcatatgttatacagtagtgtttaattgatccatgtgggtaattcctagcctaatgatgtcactgctttgtttaggagactttacaattgccccaaataggtgaatacacatacatggcagtgatgcatataacttaagcaatttccaaaatgttaatgtgaatcacgagagaaaaagcaatcaagaaatgatttaaaatttgctactgcacacatgtaagaatgtattaagaagactgaatctttataagcaggttagattgggggggggggggatgaatgtggagtataaacatttataatttgaatcatttattgttattaattaattttaacttgtcaatgaatactacttattgatcccaaggtagaaatatgacctctgatcgtatctcaatagatcatttgtcaattatgcaaggtgtaatgtaattttttttaagaataacattttttaccagtttataaaagtttttagacacccaaattatattttgattttaatagattattcgacaaggaaggggggggggggggggggggagagagaacagtttatatttgagtttgtttgggagtgggggttccaagtcatatatttgacaattttttaatgtaatttaaaataagactaagccatactacagtcatgaacatgaatagtatagaacaaaacacaaactaatacatgtacatgtaggtatatacataggaagtattacaaaacagatgattgatctatatctgggttcttaaattgaatcatatatcatgtacatattatattattgtttctttgttcaaggcatttaagatggtatgtaggtcatgatcccaagtgctcttcctgaaattatcaaatatcataaaaaccattgagatccccaccttaatccaaagatattattcctccttaggtcatgcaggcgcatcagatcattatggcatgtaagtcatgaccctaaggggtcatcctgacccccttagaatcagaaattgtcaattatctttaaattattgatgtttgatgatcctatctctatttaatctttattaattattaagtctcctgaatgaagtttggagacttattgtttttgtacggttcttaatacatgtatatattcttcatcttctttttcttctttcccgctctgaacttgtttctcagagatggctgaacataattgtacaaaactctaggatatgataggcctgcaaatctagttgtgcaccctggtttgatttttctcattttgggttagacaaccacttttcgggggaggggggtgtcaaaagggtgtggggtctaacattgaaccttgtagaaagaatcatagactctattgtaaatggtaacttgaaaacggacaaagataataaatagggttttcataatcatatattggctgttactggcaatatatagggtttattagatctgaaccctggggtcatccccaccccccaggaatttgaaattaccatatatctcagaaactgttataatcatgacccctaaaccatatatattcatgtttctgatgtcaaggggcatcaaatgttatgtaggtcatgggccctgtgggtggtcctgacgccctcaaacagcaagtcccttaatatcttcaaaacagttgagatccccacccttaaaccatatatattcttgtaccttgtgtcaaggggcatcaaacggtatgtaggtcatgggccccgggggttgtcatgaccccccttgaacaggaactgcacgaatatctcgaaaacggttgagatccccaccccttaaccatatatattcttgatccttaaagggcatcaaaaggtatgtaccggtaggtaatgggcctcagggttaaatttaatttttcaaaaccgtaatgcacatctatggaacagttcctttcatatcccaagatatgatgtgtctatccattaaatcataaaaggagttctaggatctatggttttttttaagtgataaacgtcaattttctgctacattttgactccctggatgaaatttaaattttgaaaaccttactgcacatctatagaacagtccctatcatatcccaagatatgattgtctatccattaaatcataagaggagctcttggatcaatgtttgattttttagtgataaacgtcaattttctgctactatttgactcccaggatgaaatttaaatttttaaaaccttattgcacatctataggacagccccaattatatcccaagagatgatgtagctactccaaaagttgtaagaggagttctgggaaccatattttttttgccaaaaacgtcattttttgttgcccactgatccccttaattaaaaaaaaa is drawn from Crassostrea angulata isolate pt1a10 chromosome 5, ASM2561291v2, whole genome shotgun sequence and contains these coding sequences:
- the LOC128186060 gene encoding uncharacterized protein LOC128186060, with the protein product MGFLSNLDIALTWILPCLFIVDGSIKVIPFNIELFGEISREFQDFSKVCPLTWVGYTPSSDNYRIFVGVYEVACSIAILISDELKTVATAILTFISIGAVFTHVSLGDTTSAVPPTVTGALFLFLFIRSYVKSSVKAPKHKVPKKLKVK